The following coding sequences are from one Odontesthes bonariensis isolate fOdoBon6 chromosome 10, fOdoBon6.hap1, whole genome shotgun sequence window:
- the LOC142390759 gene encoding chymotrypsin-like elastase family member 2A: MKFVILALFVAGAYGCGLPTFPPIVSRVVGGDDVRQNSWPWQVSLQYKSGSSFYHTCGGTLISNQWVLTAAHCIGSRTYRVYLGKHSLDTDNESGSIAISPAKIVVHENWDSYNIRNDIALIKLSTPVVFSNNIMAACLPNSGETLSHGAPCYVTGWGRLWTGGPIADILQQALLPVVGHSTCTRYDWWGSLVTTNMVCAGGEGDLASCNGDSGGPLNCQNSDGSWDVHGVVSFGSSMGCNYPKKPSVFTKVSNYISWINNVMTTN; encoded by the exons ATGAAGTTCGTGATCTTGGCTTTGTTTGTTGCCGGTG CCTACGGGTGTGGTCTGCCGACCTTCCCCCCTATCGTCAGCAGAGTGGTTGGTGGAGATGATGTCCGTCAGAACAGCTGGCCCTGGCAG GTGTCTCTGCAGTACAAGAGTGGTAGCAGCTTTTATCACACTTGTGGTGGCACTCTGATCTCCAACCAGTGGGTCCTCACAGCTGCTCACTGCatcgg AAGTCGCACCTACAGAGTCTACCTGGGAAAACACAGCCTGGACACCGACAATGAGTCTGGTTCCATTGCCATCAGCCCCGCCAAGATCGTTGTCCATGAAAACTGGGACTCTTACAATATCCG TAACGACATTGCCCTGATCAAGCTGTCAACCCCTGTTGTTTTCTCAAACAACATCATGGCTGCCTGTCTTCCCAACTCCGGTGAAACCCTGTCTCACGGTGCTCCCTGCTATGTCACTGGCTGGGGACGTCTCTGGA CCGGAGGTCCCATTGCTGACATCCTGCAGCAGGCCCTCCTCCCAGTGGTCGGCCACTCCACCTGCACCAGATATGACTGGTGGGGCAGTCTGGTGACCACAAACATGgtctgtgctggaggagaaggaGATCTGGCAAGCTGCAAC GGCGACTCTGGCGGTCCCCTGAACTGTCAGAATTCTGATGGCTCCTGGGATGTCCACGGAGTGGTGAGCTTTGGCTCAAGCATGGGCTGCAACTACCCCAAGAAGCCCTCTGTCTTCACCAAAGTCAGCAACTACATCAGCTGGATCAACAAT GTGATGACCACAAACTAA
- the LOC142390760 gene encoding chymotrypsin-C-like isoform X2: MMRLLILAVVVAGAYGCGNPTFSPGVNRVVGGEDVRPHSWPWQISLQYNREGEWRHTCGGTLISQEWVLTAAHCISTGKEYRVALGKHNLIEAEEGAVFMGTADIIVHEKWSALFIRNDIALIKLESPVDLSDTIMPACLPDAGFILPHNEACFVTGWGRIYTGGPIADNLQQALLPVVDFTTCSKPDWWGFMVRDTMVCAGGDGIVSGCNGDSGGPLNCQGSDGSWGVHGIVSFGLGLSCNYLKKPTVFTQVSSYMDWISSVSS, from the exons ATGATGAGGCTCCTGATTCTTGCGGTCGTCGTAGCCGGTG CCTACGGGTGCGGCAACCCCACCTTTTCCCCTGGGGTAAACCGAGTGGTTGGAGGAGAGGATGTCAGGCCTCACAGCTGGCCTTGGCAG ATTTCCCTGCAGTACAACAGAGAGGGTGAGTGGAGACACACCTGTGGAGGTACTCTGATCTCTCAAGAGTGGGTCCTCACTGCTGCTCACTGCATCAG CACAGGCAAAGAGTACAGAGTGGCTCTGGGGAAGCACAACCTGATAGAGGCAGAGGAGGGTGCTGTGTTCATGGGGACTGCCGACATCATTGTGCACGAGAAGTGGAGCGCCCTGTTCATTCG TAATGACATTGCGCTGATCAAACTGGAGTCCCCTGTTGACCTCTCTGACACCATCATGCCTGCTTGTCTCCCCGACGCAGGCTTCATCCTCCCCCACAACGAAGCTTGTTTTGTCACCGGGTGGGGTCGCATCTACA CCGGAGGTCCCATCGCTGACAACCTGCAGCAGGCCCTGCTGCCCGTGGTGGACTTCACAACCTGCAGCAAGCCTGACTGGTGGGGCTTCATGGTGAGGGACACCATGGTCTGCGCTGGCGGAGATGGAATTGTGTCCGGCTGCAAC GGAGACTCCGGTGGTCCTCTGAACTGTCAGGGCTCCGACGGCTCCTGGGGGGTTCATGGTATCGTCAGCTTTGGCTTGGGGCTTAGCTGCAACTACCTCAAGAAACCCACCGTCTTCACACAAGTCAGCTCCTACATGGACTGGATCAGCTCTGTAAGCTCCTga
- the LOC142390760 gene encoding chymotrypsin-like elastase family member 2A isoform X1 translates to MMRLLILAVVVAGAYGCGNPTFSPGVNRVVGGEDVRPHSWPWQISLQYNREGEWRHTCGGTLISQEWVLTAAHCISTGKEYRVALGKHNLIEAEEGAVFMGTADIIVHEKWSLMFLFSSNDIALIKLESPVDLSDTIMPACLPDAGFILPHNEACFVTGWGRIYTGGPIADNLQQALLPVVDFTTCSKPDWWGFMVRDTMVCAGGDGIVSGCNGDSGGPLNCQGSDGSWGVHGIVSFGLGLSCNYLKKPTVFTQVSSYMDWISSVSS, encoded by the exons ATGATGAGGCTCCTGATTCTTGCGGTCGTCGTAGCCGGTG CCTACGGGTGCGGCAACCCCACCTTTTCCCCTGGGGTAAACCGAGTGGTTGGAGGAGAGGATGTCAGGCCTCACAGCTGGCCTTGGCAG ATTTCCCTGCAGTACAACAGAGAGGGTGAGTGGAGACACACCTGTGGAGGTACTCTGATCTCTCAAGAGTGGGTCCTCACTGCTGCTCACTGCATCAG CACAGGCAAAGAGTACAGAGTGGCTCTGGGGAAGCACAACCTGATAGAGGCAGAGGAGGGTGCTGTGTTCATGGGGACTGCCGACATCATTGTGCACGAGAAGTGGAGC CTGATGTTCCTGTTTTCCAGTAATGACATTGCGCTGATCAAACTGGAGTCCCCTGTTGACCTCTCTGACACCATCATGCCTGCTTGTCTCCCCGACGCAGGCTTCATCCTCCCCCACAACGAAGCTTGTTTTGTCACCGGGTGGGGTCGCATCTACA CCGGAGGTCCCATCGCTGACAACCTGCAGCAGGCCCTGCTGCCCGTGGTGGACTTCACAACCTGCAGCAAGCCTGACTGGTGGGGCTTCATGGTGAGGGACACCATGGTCTGCGCTGGCGGAGATGGAATTGTGTCCGGCTGCAAC GGAGACTCCGGTGGTCCTCTGAACTGTCAGGGCTCCGACGGCTCCTGGGGGGTTCATGGTATCGTCAGCTTTGGCTTGGGGCTTAGCTGCAACTACCTCAAGAAACCCACCGTCTTCACACAAGTCAGCTCCTACATGGACTGGATCAGCTCTGTAAGCTCCTga
- the LOC142390760 gene encoding chymotrypsin-C-like isoform X3, producing MMSVVLALFVAGAYGCGNPTFSPGVNRVVGGEDVRPHSWPWQISLQYNREGEWRHTCGGTLISQEWVLTAAHCISTGKEYRVALGKHNLIEAEEGAVFMGTADIIVHEKWSALFIRNDIALIKLESPVDLSDTIMPACLPDAGFILPHNEACFVTGWGRIYTGGPIADNLQQALLPVVDFTTCSKPDWWGFMVRDTMVCAGGDGIVSGCNGDSGGPLNCQGSDGSWGVHGIVSFGLGLSCNYLKKPTVFTQVSSYMDWISSKMVAY from the exons ATGATGTCCGTGGTGCTTGCTCTGTTTGTTGCAGGGG CCTACGGGTGCGGCAACCCCACCTTTTCCCCTGGGGTAAACCGAGTGGTTGGAGGAGAGGATGTCAGGCCTCACAGCTGGCCTTGGCAG ATTTCCCTGCAGTACAACAGAGAGGGTGAGTGGAGACACACCTGTGGAGGTACTCTGATCTCTCAAGAGTGGGTCCTCACTGCTGCTCACTGCATCAG CACAGGCAAAGAGTACAGAGTGGCTCTGGGGAAGCACAACCTGATAGAGGCAGAGGAGGGTGCTGTGTTCATGGGGACTGCCGACATCATTGTGCACGAGAAGTGGAGCGCCCTGTTCATTCG TAATGACATTGCGCTGATCAAACTGGAGTCCCCTGTTGACCTCTCTGACACCATCATGCCTGCTTGTCTCCCCGACGCAGGCTTCATCCTCCCCCACAACGAAGCTTGTTTTGTCACCGGGTGGGGTCGCATCTACA CCGGAGGTCCCATCGCTGACAACCTGCAGCAGGCCCTGCTGCCCGTGGTGGACTTCACAACCTGCAGCAAGCCTGACTGGTGGGGCTTCATGGTGAGGGACACCATGGTCTGCGCTGGCGGAGATGGAATTGTGTCCGGCTGCAAC GGAGACTCCGGTGGTCCTCTGAACTGTCAGGGCTCCGACGGCTCCTGGGGGGTTCATGGTATCGTCAGCTTTGGCTTGGGGCTTAGCTGCAACTACCTCAAGAAACCCACCGTCTTCACACAAGTCAGCTCCTACATGGACTGGATCAGCTCT AAAATGGTGGCCTATTGA